In Euphorbia lathyris chromosome 10, ddEupLath1.1, whole genome shotgun sequence, a single genomic region encodes these proteins:
- the LOC136208274 gene encoding short chain aldehyde dehydrogenase 1-like, whose translation MGSSSSPAPAIKRLEGKVALITGGASGIGKCTARLFVCHGAKVIIADVQSELGQKVCTQIQSEYGETITYINCDVTKETDVEKAVNTAISLHGKLDIMFNNAGTFGTYDPSINELKYENFKKVMDLNVYGGLLGAKHAARVMIPEKKGCILFTASCAAVLYGNTPYAYTASKHAVVGVTKNLAVDLGGYGIRVNCISPTAVVTPMTATLFHAEKVVEEVTSAMASLKGVKVDANDMAEAALFLASDESKFVSGLNLVVDGASHLRNSASSTVVSS comes from the exons ATGGGAAGTTCTTCCTCTCCAGCTCCTGCAATCAAGAG GCTAGAGGGCAAGGTAGCATTAATAACAGGCGGAGCAAGCGGGATCGGAAAATGCACAGCTAGACTCTTTGTCTGTCATGGTGCTAAAGTCATAATTGCCGACGTACAATCCGAGTTAGGCCAAAAAGTATGCACCCAAATTCAATCAGAATACGGCGAAACAATTACCTACATCAATTGCGACGTCACGAAAGAAACCGACGTAGAAAAGGCAGTAAACACAGCCATTTCACTACACGGAAAACTCGACATAATGTTCAACAACGCAGGCACGTTCGGAACATACGACCCATCCATAAACGAACTTAAATACGAAAACTTCAAAAAGGTTATGGACTTAAACGTGTACGGAGGATTATTAGGAGCAAAACACGCTGCTAGAGTAATGATTCCAGAAAAGAAAGGTTGTATTCTATTCACAGCAAGTTGTGCCGCAGTGCTTTACGGCAACACGCCGTATGCGTATACGGCGTCGAAGCATGCTGTCGTTGGCGTGACGAAGAATTTGGCAGTGGATTTAGGGGGGTATGGTATTCGAGTTAACTGCATTTCGCCTACCGCGGTGGTTACGCCGATGACCGCGACGTTGTTTCATGCCGAGAAAGTAGTAGAAGAAGTAACATCTGCTATGGCTAGTTTAAAAGGGGTTAAAGTGGATGCTAATGATATGGCTGAGGCTGCTTTGTTTCTTGCTAGTGATGAGTCTAAGTTCGTTAGCGGATTGAATCTTGTCGTCGATGGAGCTTCTCACTTGAGAAATTCTGCTTCTTCCACTGTGGTATCTTCTTGA
- the LOC136208976 gene encoding short chain aldehyde dehydrogenase 1-like: MGSSSSPAPAIKRLEGKVALITGGASGIGESTARLFARHGAKVVIADIQSEIGQSLSSEIQTQTGQPVSYIHCDVTNETDVENAVNTAVSLHGKLDIMFNNAGISGSVDPRIASFERECFRRVFDVNVYGGFVGAKHASRVMIPEKKGCILFTSSAASVMFGGPHVYTASKHAISGLTKNLAVELGKHGIRVNCISPSLLPSVLTTTELGLDANQVQHIASTMAHLKEVKLEANDIAEAALYLASDESKFVTGLNLVIDGGASLPDSASQRV; this comes from the exons atgGGAAGTTCTTCCTCTCCAGCTCCTGCAATCAAGAG GCTAGAAGGGAAAGTGGCGCTGATCACCGGCGGAGCGAGTGGCATCGGGGAGAGCACAGCAAGACTCTTTGCTCGGCACGGTGCAAAGGTTGTAATAGCTGATATTCAATCCGAAATAGGCCAGAGTTTATCTTCCGAGATCCAGACCCAAACCGGACAACCGGTTTCCTACATTCATTGTGACGTTACCAATGAAACCGATGTCGAAAACGCGGTGAACACAGCCGTCTCACTTCACGGAAAACTCGACATAATGTTCAACAACGCGGGGATCTCAGGCAGTGTAGACCCACGAATCGCGTCATTCGAACGCGAATGTTTCCGACGGGTTTTCGACGTAAATGTCTACGGAGGATTCGTCGGAGCAAAACACGCTTCAAGAGTAATGATTCCGGAAAAGAAAGGTTGCATTTTATTCACATCGAGTGCTGCTTCAGTGATGTTCGGGGGACCACATGTTTATACAGCTTCGAAGCACGCAATTTCGGGGCTTACGAAGAATTTGGCTGTCGAATTGGGGAAACACGGGATTCGAGTTAATTGCATTTCGCCTAGTCTTTTGCCTTCGGTTTTAACGACGACGGAATTGGGGTTAGATGCGAATCAAGTTCAGCATATCGCTTCAACAATGGCTCATTTAAAAGAGGTGAAATTGGAAGCGAATGATATAGCAGAAGCGGCTCTTTATCTTGCGAGTGACGAATCTAAATTTGTTACGGGTTTGAATCTTGTCATTGATGGTGGTGCGAGTTTACCCGATTCGGCTTCGCAAAGAGTCTAG